CGCCGCGTCGGCGGTGGGCGAATCCGCGTCGTCGCGGACCGCTTCAGCAGCCGGGGCTGCGGGCTGCTTCTCTTTCCGCTCGGCACTGCTGTCGCAGCCGATCAAGACGACGACCAACAGCCAACTGAGGTGGAAAAAACGGGTTTTCATCGAGGTCATCCCCATCGAGCACGCTATGAAAATTCGTGGCACGCAAACGTGCCAGTGACTATCGAACCACGAACCCTATCGTCGAGGCAAGCAGACGAGGCATCACATGGGGCAATTTTTTAACGTTTCCTGCACAGGGAAATAAATTCTAAACCGTTGACGCGATGAGACTTAGGTGTATTGGAAAAGAAATGCCCTCCCCCAAACCCTGCAAAGGTAGGTAGACTAGCGGCCGCACCTCATGGCTGGGCATTGGCGGAGTGAATGGGCAGGTGGGTCCATGGTGTCTTGCGAGCGGACCGCAACGGCATGGAAGCAAATTTGGAAACAAGGCAATGTTGACAACGACACGACACGATCCGAACGTCACGTTGACGCTTCGTGGCAAGCATTCTCGAACTGTCGATCAGGAACTGGTCTCACGGTACGAGGAAGTGCTATCCAACAAGAAGCTGAACTGGACGACCTACCATCGCCTGGGGAAGCTTTTGGGGATGGGGGGCCAAGGGAAAGTTTACCTGTCGGCCCGTCGTGGCACCGACGGTTTTACGTTGCCCGTGGCGATGAAGGTTTTCTCGCCGGAGAGATACAGCGATGTCCGCGATTACGAAGCGGCGATGTCGCGGATCGCGGGAATCGCAGCCCGTGTAGCGATGATCCAAAACGATAACGTCTTGGACGTGCAGAACTTCGTCGAACGCAACCGAATCCGGATCATGGTGATGGAGTGGGTCGACGGATACGATCTGCAAGCGCTGATGCGACCCGAGAAACTCAAACTGCTCGAAGGCAACATCAGCAAACGGCGTTGGAAATATGTCAACGAAGTTATTCTGACACGCGGGCCGGTTCAGAACCGCTTTAAAGCAGGCGTTGCGGTGGCAATCTTGCGCGAATGCCTCGAAGCCCTCGCGGCGCTGCACCGCGAAAGCATTGTGCACGGCGACATCAAACCGTCGAACATCATGCTGAAGAAGTCGGGGCACAGCAAATTGATCGACATCGGTTCGGCGTACGATTACCGTACTCCGCCGGTCGATCGTTCGTGCACGCCGGTCTATGCTGCACCGGAAGTTCTGGAGCACGACAACGCGACGCCCAAGAGCGATCTGGCGAGCCTGGGATACGTGCTGATCGAAATGCTCAGCGGGCGGCCTCCCTTCCGCGGCGACATCTCGCTGCGGGAATTGTTGCAAGCCAAACGCGAACTGCCTCAGCGACTGAACGAAGTCTTGCCAGCGGAAGTCACGTGCAACGCGCTGCTGATGCACTTCTGTCGCGGCCTGATCGCTCCGGATCCCAACCGCCGCTTTCCGAGCGCCGAGGCGGCTGAACATGTCGAACAAGGTGCCGCGGCGTTCCATCGCCAATTGGTCCTGAGCGACATGTCGACCGAATACGACAACGACATCCGGCTGTGGCTGGAAGAGCTGAACCGGATCGAGCTGTCGTTGGAAAAAGAACGCGAAGAGAACGAAGACCCCAGCGGCAACGAAAACGAATCGATCGTTTAGAATGCCGCGCCGCCGAGGCCGCTCAATCCGTGATCACATGTGGATTGGCGACCGCACGCAATTAGGCGGCGGCTCGCTGCTGCCGAAACAGATTCTGGTACAACGCCAGCGTCGCGTCGACCATGCGAGGTGTGGTGAATCGAGTGAGAGCAAAGTCTTGGGCACGCGTTAAGGCCTGCTCGTCCGCTGGCGAATCGAGCTGACGATAGAGTTGTTCGGCCAACTGGCCTTCGTCATCCACGGGAACGACCGCCGCGAATGGCCCATCGGCCTGCATTCGTGGTTCGATCCCTAGCACATCGCTTAAGCCGCCAACGGCGGTCGCAACAACTGGTCTCTTCAGCATCATCGCAGCTGCGACAGTTAAACAGAGCCCTTCGTCACGAGCCGGATGGGCGATCACATCGGCGGCGGCGAGCAGGGTGTTTGCATCGTCGCGAAATCCGAGCAATCGCACCTCGTTGGCGAGTCCAAGCGTTTCGATCTGCTGTTCTAATATTTCCCGTTGACGGCCTTCGCCTGCGATCACCGTCAGTGCTCTGCAGCCTTTATCCCTAAGCAACGCCGCAGCGTCAATCAACGTCGAGTGTCCTTTGCAGGGGAACAGGTTGCCCACGGCAACGATGAGTTTTTGATGATCGTTTCCTAGCAGTTCGTTTCGCAGACGCTCGACGTCAGCAGCCGCCACTCGAGGCGGGTCGATCGCCGCATGGATCACCTGAGCCCATGCGGGAGAAAGTCCGCGTGCGCCGCATGCGTCCGCGACCGCATGGGAAACGCAGATCACTTTCTGGGACAGTCGATGGTATTTGGCCGGGGAGCGAATCGGAAACATCGTGTGCCGCATCGAAACGACGCGAAGTGACTTCAATCCGACAGCCGCCAGCCCCATTCGCGATAACGAACGCGAATCATTGCAGTGCAAAACGGCGGGCCCCAAGGTCTTCATCCACTGCCGCATCCGCCAGATCGCCGCAGGGCTTTTTCGCGACGCATCGCACTGCGAGATCTCGGGCAACGCATCTCGCATTCGTTGTGCAAGTTGCCCGTCGCTTGGGGCTAACAATCGAACTTCGACACCGCGAGCCAGTAAACCTTGGGCCAGCGCAAACAGGTACGCTTCGCCCCCGCCCCAAGTCGTCTGAGTCGATGCCAGGACGACGCATGCGGGAGAACTGGGGCACGGGATAGCGGTCGAGGTCACGGGAAAGTCCAAGGTTTAAAGTAAATCGCCCCATTGAGTGCGTGCAGCCTTACGCCGCGGAACGCATCGCGGTGGGATGTTCCAGTTGGTGTTCGCCGATCCATTTTCGGCACGGGATCGCAGTTCCGTCGAGGGTGCCAGGGTGAAACCAAGGCGACGGATAATAGACACGTCGCGCGTCGGAATCGGCCGCCAAGTAAGCGCCCCACCAACTGAACGAACTGTTGGCGATCACCGCGTGTCGACACTGGCTGATCAGATACAGATCCTCATGGCAGGTGGCCCCGTCGTTGTGCGTCACCGGCGTAAAGGGGATACCAACATCCAAGTTCTTTAAGCACCAAGGGATATCGTTGGAGAACAAAAAGATTTGCGGATCGGCAACGTGTTGGCGAAGGTCTTCTAGGCAGCGTCGATAGTACCCTGGTTCCAAGGTGCGGAAGATCTTTTGGTTTGTTGGATCCGAAACGTAGTCGCCGCGGCGAACATGCAACGCAACGCTTTGCGTGTTATCCATCCGGCGTGCCATCGCTGCGGTGGCCTCCGAAACGGGGTCGACCAAACGGAACTCCTCCCGCAGGGCTTCCTCCATCCCGGGAAAAAACGCTTCTCCCTGCCAATAACCTTCCGTGTAGAGATTGGCGTGTGAATGGAGCCACTTGTCGCGAAACCCAAACGGCTTCTCACGACGCAATCGAAAGACGCCCGACTGTCGTGGAAACGCCCGTGCGGCAAACGATTGCCAGCTGGAATACGCTTTTGATGCTCCAGAATATCTGGCAGGGACTCGGTGTCGCAAAGCCTCCGGCAATCGGAGGGCTCGAATCGCAAACCGATCGAGCGTCATGTCGCGCAGCTGGTATTCTTCAAAGGCACTGACATCGATGTAGTGCTCCACGCCGGCCTGTTTTGCCAAGTACGCACCGTAAGCGTACTGAAACAATTGATTGCCTAGGCCACCGATCAAACGTGTTACGATCATTGCAAGCTCCCATCCGATCAGGTGTCACCACTGGCAAGTTCGCCACGCGTCGTTGCGGGGTTCCATGCCGCGCCGGACGAACGCCAACAGCCCATCAAATTACGGGTTGGATCATCTCCGACATCACCTCTGTATGCAATATCGATTTGCAGCACTCGTTAGCCGGCCTGCTGGCCAGCGACCACGATCTGCTTTTGGCAGCGCCAGCCCCCGCTTCACGCCAGCTTCGCCCAAACTCTTCTGGTGCTCCGCTGAGCTAGCGGACGACTAGCCGCATTTCCTGAATAGCTGCCCGACGCTGCGAAGAGCCAATTGAACATGTTGATTCTTCGGGTACAGACAAACTTGCTGGCGGTCGCCATGTTGCATCCGTTCGCGCAACAATGCGACCAACGTTGGGAACAAATTCAAATCGTCTAAGACAATCTTCCGGGCCGCGGCGACCTGCTGTCGATGGGCAACATCCAACCGCTGCTCGATCCCGGAACAGATTGAATCGATCGCCTGCTGAGGCTGGAAAATGTCAATCGGCGTAAAACTGTCCTGCGGCAAATATTCATCCGCGTTGGGAGCACCAAAATAAAAGGGATACGCAAAGCCGAGAAACGCATCGGCAATCTTCTCGCTTATGTAGTCCGGATGCGCAGTATTTTCCAACGCCAGATGGAATCGGTAGGGTGCAACCGCCTCCCATTTGTCGGCAATCGGATGATGCCCGTTGCCAAAGACATCCAGTGCTTCTCCTAGATGTTCCTTAAGCTGTTGCACAAACTCCAATCGTTGACGATGTCCGGGCGTCGTCGCCTTGTTCGAGATCACGACGCTCATGACATGCGTTTTTTCCGGATATGACATCGCTGAAAGCTGGTCGTAGTCCAGCGCGACGTGACACTCGGCGCCGAACTGGATGCCGACGTGCCATGGAAGCGCCTGCTGGCGTGCGATCAGCCCTCGATGGGTGACCTCGTGGCAGGTCAAAACCCAGTGGAACTGGCGAAGGAAGTCGCTGCGGTAAGTGCGCAAGGTGGGAGGTTCAGCCGAGATGAACAGCACATTCTCTGGAGGGCACGTTGCCCACGTCGCCGCGGGGAGACTCTCGAAGACAACCCACGCATCGCAACTGACATCGGATTGGTTAAATATAAACTCAAAATCCTCCCAGACCGCCCGTCTACCGGGAGTCTGGCGAACGTAGTGCATTTTGGGGCCACAGGTTGTCACCAATACCCGATACATCGAGACCTTCCTTGGTTCAGTTGTGCAACGCGTCGCAAGTAGCGAGTGAAACAAGCCTCAGCGTTGTGTTTCAAGCTTCCGTTTCATTATGCTGCGTCACGATAGCTCGGAATCGGCGGGAACTGCGCCCGTTTTCCAAATGCACACGCAACGGCGGACCGCGCGGCCACCTCAATCGTCGTGCTCCAGGTGCGGGCACTCAACGGGTTGGTCCCCCATTGAGATCGAAGATGCTTGCAAGCGATCTCCCATTGCCCTTGCCGCGAAGCCTTTTTGGCCCATTTCAGCGGACCTGCTGGCGATCTTGGCCTGCGACATTTGCGGATCAATTGTTCGGGACGGGCGAGCCCACGTCGCGCGTAGGTTTCTTCGAGTAGACTCACCAGACGCTCGTCGCGCGTCACGCCTCCGTTCCAAGTACCGCTGGCAGCATGCTGGCGATAGCAGAGCAAAACCTCAGGTAAATTCGCCAGCTTGCCGACTTCAGCCAAACGCAACCAGAGGTCGAGATCCTCGACCCAAGCAAACTCGGGGCGATAGCCTCCCACGGATTCGATCGCCGTGCGGCGAAGCATGGACACGGGATTTGCAATCGCCGACTTCAAGACAAGATTGGCGCTGTCGATTTGTTCGTGCGAGGTCGGATATTGAACAACGGCCAGTGCCCCGCCGCTCGAATCGATTTCAAGAATCCCCGCGCCAACAGCAACCACGTCGGGGTGCGAGTCTAGAAATTCAACCTGTTTCGCGAACCGTTCGGGCATCGCGATATCGTCTGAGTCCATTCTTGCGATCAGAGGTGCGGTACAGGCAGCGACACCCGCATTTGCTGCCCCGACGACGCCCTGATTCGTCTGACGGATAATTTCAACACGCGAATCTGCCGCGGCGAACCGGTCCAAGATCTCTGCGGAACCATCGGTGCTGCCATCATCGACGCAGATCAAGCGGAATTGGGGGAACGTTTGATGCAAGATGCTTTGGATCGCTTCGGGCAAATATCGTTCCGCGTTGTAGATCGACATCACAACGTCAATTCTATTTTCCGACATGGCGGCTGTCCTGTAGTGTCCTGCCTGATACACATAAAATGAGCCCGCCGCGTTTTACAGGCTCTTTGGTGCGGGAAATAAAAACAATGATCGGATCGGTCGAACCCGTCGCAAACGATGGTGGGTTTGCGAGCGGAGGTTTAATGAGACCGTGTTCACGCTGCTGGTCGTTCAAACAAAAAACAACCGCAGGCATAACGTTGCTGGAGTGCAAGTTCGAAGGAGGGATTGTCTAGCAGGCCTTGGCTTGAATCATCCGGAAGCATCGCCCAGCTGCTAAGCGACAACTGAGGCAGATAATCCTTGATCATTTGAGGGGCGTAGATGCGATGTGCGTTGAACTGTATCCGCGGTTTGCCAACAGGAACCACCATCAACAACTTACCTCCAGGTGCGACGACTCGCTGGAGTTCCAGAAGCGCCTTTTTATCCCCGTTGGCATCCATCGGATCGCCATACCGTCCCAGGCCGACATGTTCGATCGTGTGCATGCACGAAATGCTTTCGACGCTTTGATTTGCAAAGGGAAGATCGCACAGATCGGCCGCATCCGACTTCAGGTTCGATAGCGACAGCGGCGTCGGGCGATAATCATAGAATTCAACGGGCACGAACGCCGAAGTCAGGGTCGCAAAATAGGTGCACGAGCTGATGTCGATGTGTTTGCTCGGTCGCAGGTCCGCCAATACACGTGCCGCCCACGCGGTGTGGTAGACGTAGTGGGCGTCGAAGGGATGTTGGTCGCTGACGTCGTTCAGCCGTGCCCAGCGATCGGACCAGTCGGCCGATAGTTCGGGACGTTCGGTCTTGTTCAACGATACGAAATCTCGATACTGAGATCGAAAACCCAACTTCCGACGTGTCTTCGTAATAAGGTTCATTGCATCCCTTCGCTCGGGTGTCTCAACTCTCCCATGCTCCCATTACGCAGGGGGGCACCAAGGATGGCCCAGTCGGACCTTCCGGTCAGAGCAAGCTGATTGGGCAATCGCGTGGCGTCGAGATATAGCGAAACGCGGTTCAGAAGAATAGCCCGATTTAGGGAGTGCTGTCTCGGCTTGAAATTTTGCCTTGCCTTGGGCTCCTCTTCTTCACTAGCCTAGTCGTAACATTGGCCAATCCCTCCATACACAGTTGTGTGCCGCTGGCGAACCGATATTATGAGCAAACGAACATTTACCATAGTCGTTCCCACACGCGAGCGCGCCGATACGCTTGAAGTGACGTTGAGAACGGTAGTCGCGCAAGACGATGACCAGTTGCAAATTCTCGTCAGCGACAATTGCAGCCAGGATGCCACCCGCAGTGTCGTCGAAAGTTTCGAAGATTCGCGGATCCGATACTTGAACACAGGTCGTCGTTTGAGCATGTCGGAGAACTGGGAATTTGCGATATCGCATGTCGAAAGCGACTGGGTTGCGATTATCGGTGACGACGACGCCTTGCTTCCAAATTGTTTGCAAAAAGTGAACCACCTGGCCGACGTCACCGGCGCCAAGGCAATCCGTTCGGCAACCTGTGATTATCATTGGCCGCTGCCGAACGATCCACTTTCGGCGCGTTTGCGGGTGCCAATGTCATCCGGTTTTGAGTTCCGCCGCAGCAAGGATTGGTTGCACCGGGTACTTGTGGGTAGCGCCAACTATTCAGATCTCCCCGTGCTATACAACGGCAGCTTTGTAAGCATGGATGTCATTCGGAATGCAACCTTCGGGGATCGTTTCTTCCGGTCGTGCATTCCCGACGTTTATTCGTCGATGGCGATTTCTAACACGCTCGATCGCTTCGTTTATAGCCGTGAGCCGTTTGCGATAAATGGAGCCTCTCGGCACAGCACAGGCAGCTCTCAATTTTCCACCGACACTGCCAAGAAGGAGGCGAGCAAAAAATTTCTAGCAGAAGGCAACTATCCGTTTCATCACTCGGTCCCGATGGACGGGGGTGACTATCCCAAATCGATCCACGCGATGATCTATGAGTCGTCGGCTCAGGTGGGCGAGGTGTTTGCCGAAGGAGCGACCGTCGAGCCAGCGACACAATTAAAAGTGATTCTGGCCGCAGCGGGCAAAAATCGTGACCATATCGATCGCTGGAGTCGCCAGTTTGCGGAGCAACATGAACTCGACTACGAACAGGCCTCTGTCGCTGCGGTACGGCACCGGAGATCGCTGCGATTCCATCGCATGAAGGCGAAAATGCAGACGTCTGCCGACATGCGGCTGACAGGCGAAGATCGTCCAATCGCGGACGTGCAGCAGGCAGCGGAGGTGGTCGGTGAACTGCTTCGCAATCGATCATCCATCGCAACGCGGCTTGCTGGACGCTTCGCTGAAATGGTGGGGTTAAGCAGCGGGAATCCATCGCGTGCTGCGTAACGGGAATTGGTCCGACGTTTCTGTCGCCACCGCAAAATGTCTGCGGTGGCGCTCCATGACGCGATAATTACCGTCGTCGTAACCAGCCGGCGGGCCAGTGCGTGACATCTTCGGTCAGTTCGCTTTCGTTAAAGGTCCACGGTGGAGCGACGAGCTCAAACTCAGGATGTGCGGCGGCAAATTCCGCGGCCGAAGCGGTTGGATGATCGTGTTCCCAGCTCGCTTCACCACGCGGTGTATCGTAGACATCTTTCATGATCCCATCGGTAGCGACGATGTAAGATCCAGGGGAAACCAGATCATGATACGCATTCAATTCACCTAATACATGATCTTTCGTGTGGCAGGAATCGAGTAGTACCATCACGGTTTCACCCGGCTGAATTAGCGACTTGACTTGGTTGACGATCTCATCGCTGATCGAATCGCCTTCGACCAGCGTGATCATCGAAGCGAGTTCATGCGCTTCGATCGCCTCGCGATTGTGTTTGCGGATTTCGACGTCGACACCGATCACACGACCGCGCCCCATCGCTTTCATCAAACTGGCATAATAGACCAGCGATCCACCATGAGCCACGCCGGTCTCGACGATCACATCCGGTCGCACTTGGTAGATCGCCTCTTGCGTGCGAATCATATCTTGGGACAACTGGATGATCGGGCGGCCAAACCAAGTGTAGGTGTAGATCTGTTTTTCGTTCCAACCCACTTTGGTCCAGAGGTCCGACAGCAACTCGTAACCCGCTTTCGAGTACAGTGGCAATTGCCGAGTATCGCCATTTTCCTGGATCGAAATTTGAGCTTGTTCTGTGTCTATTGAGATTTGCATTTGAAATACTACTCGTCGAAGGGTGGCGTTATAGTTTGATCGATTACGTTGAATGAGACTGAACGCGTCGAGCGTGTTCGATGGTGCTTTGGATCCCCGACCGTAAACTGGTTTGTGGTTGCCAAGCGACTTCGCGGTTCAGTCGTGTCGTGTCGGCAACGACCCAAGGCGGATCATCTGTTGCGGTCGGTACAGCGCCCCAGCGTACACGATTCTCGCCTCCGAATTGGGAGCTGATCTCGCTGACCAATTCGCGCAGTGTTATCGGCTTACCCGATCCGATGTTGATTGGCCCGCAAACCTTGCTGTCCAATACAGCTACCAGCGCGCTGGCAGCATCGGAAACGTAGAGATAGTCACGCACTTGGCGACCGTGAGAACATTCGGGAACCTGCCCCGCGAGCAGGGCGGAGATCACCGGGCCAGGGAACCGGGCTGCTGGGCTGCCGGGGCCATACATGAAGAAGATTCGTGCTGTCGCGGCGCTTAAACCAATCTGTTCGGACCACGTTTCGAGCAACTGTGACAACGCAAGCTTGGACTTCCCGTATAAAGATCGCGGCACTAGCGGGGTGATGCTTTCGCGACACAATCCGTACTGCCAGTCGTACTCCGCGCAGGTTCCCGCGCTGACCAAACGCTGGCCGCCGCTATCTTGAAACCGTTGCATAAGATCGATACTTGCCGACAGCCAACGCAGGTTCTGCGGAGAGGTCCAGTATTGCGACGGCGCGGTTTCCCAGGCGAGGTGCAGGAGATGCGTCGGGCTAATTTCTGAACACACGCGATCGGCGGAGCCAGCTTGCAACAGATCGCCGTAATGCCACTGGATCCCATCCGACGTAGGCATCGGTTTCTGGGAGACCGCGTGGACTTCATATCCACCTGCGACTAGCAACGGTAGGCAATGGGAGCCCAGAAAACCACGAGCTCCGGTAACTAGCACCCGTTTCAACGTTCGTAATCCGCATAGCTAAGGTCGCGCGGTGAGATCACGCTGGCTTCAAGCGGCCAACTGATTCCAAACGCAGGGTCGTTCCAGCGAAAACCTCGTGCTAGGGTCGCATCGTAGTCGGAAGATATTTGATACAGCACTTCGGTATCATCCG
Above is a genomic segment from Rosistilla ulvae containing:
- a CDS encoding serine/threonine-protein kinase, with amino-acid sequence MLTTTRHDPNVTLTLRGKHSRTVDQELVSRYEEVLSNKKLNWTTYHRLGKLLGMGGQGKVYLSARRGTDGFTLPVAMKVFSPERYSDVRDYEAAMSRIAGIAARVAMIQNDNVLDVQNFVERNRIRIMVMEWVDGYDLQALMRPEKLKLLEGNISKRRWKYVNEVILTRGPVQNRFKAGVAVAILRECLEALAALHRESIVHGDIKPSNIMLKKSGHSKLIDIGSAYDYRTPPVDRSCTPVYAAPEVLEHDNATPKSDLASLGYVLIEMLSGRPPFRGDISLRELLQAKRELPQRLNEVLPAEVTCNALLMHFCRGLIAPDPNRRFPSAEAAEHVEQGAAAFHRQLVLSDMSTEYDNDIRLWLEELNRIELSLEKEREENEDPSGNENESIV
- a CDS encoding glycosyltransferase; its protein translation is MTSTAIPCPSSPACVVLASTQTTWGGGEAYLFALAQGLLARGVEVRLLAPSDGQLAQRMRDALPEISQCDASRKSPAAIWRMRQWMKTLGPAVLHCNDSRSLSRMGLAAVGLKSLRVVSMRHTMFPIRSPAKYHRLSQKVICVSHAVADACGARGLSPAWAQVIHAAIDPPRVAAADVERLRNELLGNDHQKLIVAVGNLFPCKGHSTLIDAAALLRDKGCRALTVIAGEGRQREILEQQIETLGLANEVRLLGFRDDANTLLAAADVIAHPARDEGLCLTVAAAMMLKRPVVATAVGGLSDVLGIEPRMQADGPFAAVVPVDDEGQLAEQLYRQLDSPADEQALTRAQDFALTRFTTPRMVDATLALYQNLFRQQRAAA
- a CDS encoding alpha-1,2-fucosyltransferase — its product is MIVTRLIGGLGNQLFQYAYGAYLAKQAGVEHYIDVSAFEEYQLRDMTLDRFAIRALRLPEALRHRVPARYSGASKAYSSWQSFAARAFPRQSGVFRLRREKPFGFRDKWLHSHANLYTEGYWQGEAFFPGMEEALREEFRLVDPVSEATAAMARRMDNTQSVALHVRRGDYVSDPTNQKIFRTLEPGYYRRCLEDLRQHVADPQIFLFSNDIPWCLKNLDVGIPFTPVTHNDGATCHEDLYLISQCRHAVIANSSFSWWGAYLAADSDARRVYYPSPWFHPGTLDGTAIPCRKWIGEHQLEHPTAMRSAA
- a CDS encoding glycosyltransferase family 10 domain-containing protein, with product MYRVLVTTCGPKMHYVRQTPGRRAVWEDFEFIFNQSDVSCDAWVVFESLPAATWATCPPENVLFISAEPPTLRTYRSDFLRQFHWVLTCHEVTHRGLIARQQALPWHVGIQFGAECHVALDYDQLSAMSYPEKTHVMSVVISNKATTPGHRQRLEFVQQLKEHLGEALDVFGNGHHPIADKWEAVAPYRFHLALENTAHPDYISEKIADAFLGFAYPFYFGAPNADEYLPQDSFTPIDIFQPQQAIDSICSGIEQRLDVAHRQQVAAARKIVLDDLNLFPTLVALLRERMQHGDRQQVCLYPKNQHVQLALRSVGQLFRKCG
- a CDS encoding glycosyltransferase, translated to MSENRIDVVMSIYNAERYLPEAIQSILHQTFPQFRLICVDDGSTDGSAEILDRFAAADSRVEIIRQTNQGVVGAANAGVAACTAPLIARMDSDDIAMPERFAKQVEFLDSHPDVVAVGAGILEIDSSGGALAVVQYPTSHEQIDSANLVLKSAIANPVSMLRRTAIESVGGYRPEFAWVEDLDLWLRLAEVGKLANLPEVLLCYRQHAASGTWNGGVTRDERLVSLLEETYARRGLARPEQLIRKCRRPRSPAGPLKWAKKASRQGQWEIACKHLRSQWGTNPLSARTWSTTIEVAARSAVACAFGKRAQFPPIPSYRDAA
- a CDS encoding DUF268 domain-containing protein, giving the protein MNKTERPELSADWSDRWARLNDVSDQHPFDAHYVYHTAWAARVLADLRPSKHIDISSCTYFATLTSAFVPVEFYDYRPTPLSLSNLKSDAADLCDLPFANQSVESISCMHTIEHVGLGRYGDPMDANGDKKALLELQRVVAPGGKLLMVVPVGKPRIQFNAHRIYAPQMIKDYLPQLSLSSWAMLPDDSSQGLLDNPSFELALQQRYACGCFLFERPAA
- a CDS encoding glycosyltransferase family 2 protein, which produces MSKRTFTIVVPTRERADTLEVTLRTVVAQDDDQLQILVSDNCSQDATRSVVESFEDSRIRYLNTGRRLSMSENWEFAISHVESDWVAIIGDDDALLPNCLQKVNHLADVTGAKAIRSATCDYHWPLPNDPLSARLRVPMSSGFEFRRSKDWLHRVLVGSANYSDLPVLYNGSFVSMDVIRNATFGDRFFRSCIPDVYSSMAISNTLDRFVYSREPFAINGASRHSTGSSQFSTDTAKKEASKKFLAEGNYPFHHSVPMDGGDYPKSIHAMIYESSAQVGEVFAEGATVEPATQLKVILAAAGKNRDHIDRWSRQFAEQHELDYEQASVAAVRHRRSLRFHRMKAKMQTSADMRLTGEDRPIADVQQAAEVVGELLRNRSSIATRLAGRFAEMVGLSSGNPSRAA
- a CDS encoding cephalosporin hydroxylase family protein — its product is MQISIDTEQAQISIQENGDTRQLPLYSKAGYELLSDLWTKVGWNEKQIYTYTWFGRPIIQLSQDMIRTQEAIYQVRPDVIVETGVAHGGSLVYYASLMKAMGRGRVIGVDVEIRKHNREAIEAHELASMITLVEGDSISDEIVNQVKSLIQPGETVMVLLDSCHTKDHVLGELNAYHDLVSPGSYIVATDGIMKDVYDTPRGEASWEHDHPTASAAEFAAAHPEFELVAPPWTFNESELTEDVTHWPAGWLRRR
- a CDS encoding NAD-dependent epimerase/dehydratase family protein — encoded protein: MLVTGARGFLGSHCLPLLVAGGYEVHAVSQKPMPTSDGIQWHYGDLLQAGSADRVCSEISPTHLLHLAWETAPSQYWTSPQNLRWLSASIDLMQRFQDSGGQRLVSAGTCAEYDWQYGLCRESITPLVPRSLYGKSKLALSQLLETWSEQIGLSAATARIFFMYGPGSPAARFPGPVISALLAGQVPECSHGRQVRDYLYVSDAASALVAVLDSKVCGPINIGSGKPITLRELVSEISSQFGGENRVRWGAVPTATDDPPWVVADTTRLNREVAWQPQTSLRSGIQSTIEHARRVQSHST